Part of the Undibacter mobilis genome is shown below.
CTGCGTCAACCAGGCTCGTCGTTCAAGCCGCTGGTGTACGCCACCGCGCTCGACAACGGCTATACGCCGTCATCGGTGGTGCTCGACGCGCCGATCGAACTCGACCAGGGTCCCGGCCTCGGCGTGTGGAAGCCGGAAAACTACGAAAACAATTTCTTCGGTCCCTCGACCTTGCGCTTCGGCATCGAGCATTCGCGCAACGTGATGACCGTGCGCCTGTCGCAGGACATCGGCATGCCGCTGATCGCCGAATATGCGAAGCGCTTCGGCGTCTATGACAACCTGCCGCCTTATCTGTCGTTCTCGCTCGGCGCCGGCGAGACCACGCTGCTGCGCATGGTCACGGCCTATTCGATGATCGACAATGGCGGCCGCAAGGTAAAGCCGACCTTGATCGACCGCATCCAGGATCGCTACGGCCACACCGTCTATCGTCACGATGAGCGTGAATGTATCGGCTGCGTCGCGGCCAAGTGGGAGAACCAGCCGGAGCCGTCGCTGATCGACCGGCGCCAGCAGGTGCTCGATCCGATGACCGCGTATCAGATCACCTCGATCATGGAAGGTGTCGTGCAGCGCGGAACCGCCGGTGGCGTCGGCTTCCAGAAGGAAGTCGGCAAGCCTGTCGCCGGCAAGACCGGCACTACCAACGACTACAAGGATGCCTGGTTCGTCGGGTTCACCACCGATGTCACTGTCGGCGTCTATTTCGGCTTCGACAAGCCGCGCTCGCTCGGGCGCGGCGAAACCGGCGGCAAGCTTGCCGCGCCGGTGGTCAAGGACTTCATGAAGTATGCGCTCGCCGACAAGCCGGGCGCTCCGTTCCGCGTGCCGCCGGGCATCAAGCTGATCCGCGTCGACGTCAAGACCGGCGTGCGCGCCGGCCCCGATACGCAGAAGGCGATCCTCGAAGCCTTCAAGCCCGGCACCGCGCCGCCGGATGGCTATGCGACGGTTGGCTATGACAACGGGCAGGGCGGTCAGCCGGGCGGTGGTGGCTTCTTCGGCCAGCGCATTTCGCCGGAATCGGGCCGCGCCGTGCGTTCGGGCACCGGCGGGTTGTATTAGCCTCTCGTCATACGATGACGCTTACGCGGCCGGCGCTTGCGCCGGCCGTTGTCTTATGACGCGCCACAGATCGCCGAACAGCGACTTTATCGTCGCTTGTGCGTTCGTCGCCAGCAGCGCCGCCGCGAACACCATGGCGATGGCCGCGGACTCGCTGCGATAGGTGAAGTGCGAATGCGTCTGGGTGTGATTGTTGAGGATCTCGAACCACGCCATCGCAATGAGCGTCGGCCAGCTCAGCAGCAAAAAGCGCCGCCAGTCGAAAGCCTGCCAATGCGCACGCAGGAAGACAAACATCGCGGCGGCGAGTGCGGCGACGACGACGCTGCCGACCGAGATGAAAGATTGCAGGATCATGGTCAGCGTCGGGATCAGCGGATACATCGGCACGACGGAGTCGGCCTCGACGCCGTAAAGACGCAGCGCGATCTGCTTGATGATGGACAGGCCGGCCTGCTGGCCGTCCGGCGACATCCACACCGCGAGCAGCCATTCGGTGGCCCAGGTCACGCCGTAGCCGCCGAACCATGCGAGCGCGACGAACCCGGCCATCAGCAGGGCCGGGATAACCGTCTGCCTGGCGATCGGCATTGGGCTCTTCAATTCGGTCGCGATGACGATGAAGGCGAGCAGCATCGGCATCAGCGGCGGATTGATCAGGAAGTCGACGAAATTGAACACCGCGCCGAACGCGGCCGCCATGACAATGGCCAGCGTGAGATTGCGCGTCCTCGGATAGAGGAAGGCGAACAGCCCGGCGCCGGCGAGGATCAGGATCGTGCTCAGCGTATGCGTGGTGATGTTCCACATGCGCCAGATGTCGGTCAGGCTCATCTGCACGATGAAGAATGCAAGCGCCGGCGTGGCGCCGATCGCGCGACGCATGCCGATGAAATAGAACGCCGTCGCCGCATAGAGGAGTACGAGGTTGATCATGCGCACGGTCTCGAGGCTGAACACGCTCAGCATCGGCCACAGATAGACGCGGTAGCCGTGCCAGTAGCGCGCATAATCGGTGCGCTTGTCGGTCGCGACGCCTTTGGCGAGACTTTCGACTTCGCCGCAGGGGCCGACATAGGGCGAATGCATCACCGGCCGCAGCGCCGCAATCAACGGATCGGATTCGGGGTCGATCGCCACCAGAAGCCCGGCGCATTCGGTGAACTGGTGGCCGCCGCCATGCATGAACCGCGTCGGCTGCTCGTCGTTCGCCAGATAACCGTCGGCGAAGGCCTGGACGATATGGCCGCGGATGGCCGGCAGGTCGGAGGCGCTGCGCGTTGCGACGAGCAGGCCGACAAACAAAGGCTGGAGCAGGAGAACGAGGGCAATGGCCACAAGGCCCGCGGCTAAAACCCGCCGCAGCAGACGGTCGACCGGCAGGGGCGGTATGTCGCCGGTGGCGTTCGGGGCCAATGTCATCAAGGGGTATTCGAGCTCCGCTAGCCTCATCTCCTAGTCAAACCTCGGCGTGGCGTCGAGGCTGTCGGGTGTCCTGCGAAGGAGTTTTTCATGCGGTCTTTAATGTCCTTGACCTGTGTTCTGGGGGTGATCGCTGGCGGCGCTGCCGGTGCTGCGCCGGTCGAAGTTGGCGTGCGGCCGCAATTCCTGATCCGCCAGATCCGCAATCCGGATTTGAAGGCGAAGCTCGAAGCCTGTCTCGACAGACCGCTGGAGCGCAAGTTGTTCTCCATCGCGCATCGTGGCGCGCCCTTGCAGTTTGCCGAGCACACCGCCGAATCCTATGTCGCCGCGCACCGCATGGGCGCTGGCATTCAGGAATGCGACGTTGCCTTCACCAAAGACAAGAAGCTGGTCTGCCGTCACGCCCAGAACGACCTGCATACGACGACCAACATCCTTGGCACCCCTCTCGCCGCAAAATGCACCAAGCCGTTCACGCCGGCCGAAGGCGACAAGCCGGCCTCCGCCGAATGCCGCACCAGCGACATCACGCTGGCCGAGTTCAAGACGCTGACCGGCAAGATGGACGCCGCCGATACAAAGGCGACGAATGTCGCGGATTACATGAACGGCACCGCGCGCTGGCGCACCGATCTCTATGCGGCGGCCGGCGGCACGCTGATGACGCACGCCGAATACATTGCGATGGGCAGGAAGATGGGCGTCAAGTTTACGCCTGAACTGAAGACGCCATCGGTGGCGATGCCCTATGAAGGCTGGACGCAGGAACAATATGCGCAGGCGATGATCGACGAATATAAAGCCGCAGGCGTGCCGGCCGCAGACGTGTTTGCGCAATCATTCCGGCTGGCCGACGTGCTGTACTGGATCAAAGCCGAGCCGGAATTCGGCAAGCAAGCCGTCTATCTCGACGATCGCGATGAGACCGATAAGGCGTTCGATCCGATGAATGCCGCGACCTTCAAGCCGTCGATGAAGGAATTGAAGGCGCAGGGCGTCAATTATATTGCGCCGTCAATGCCGCTGCTGGTCACGGTCGAGAACGGCAAGATTGTGCCGTCGACCTACGCCAAGGAGGCCAAGGCCGCAGGGCTAAACATCATTACCTGGTCGCTGGAGCGCTCCGGCCCACTGCAAAAGGGCGGCGGCTATTACTACAAGTCGATCAACAGCGTCGTGAACAATGACGGCGTGATCTACGAAGTGGTGGACGTCCTGGCGCGGGAGGTCGGCGTTGTCGGCATTTTCTCCGACTGGCCGGCGACGGTGACTTTCTACGCCAATTGCATGGGGCTGAAGTAGGCCGGAGCCGGTCGGGCGCGTTTAAAGCTTGTCGCGAGCCGCCTGGCGCGAGGGGGATGGTCAGGCGGCTCGCGTGATCGACGGCGGCCAGGGAGGAATAAACCGCCGTGCGATCAGCCGTGATGCCCGGGTTCAGCTGTTCCTGAGCGCCTTTTCCAGCACGTCCATCATGCGGGTCAGCCAGCGGCGCGCCTGGCCTTCATTGCCGAAACGTCGATTGGCGAAGTCGGCAATTTTCGTCCAATCGAACGAAGCCGAGGCGAGGGCGGTACGGCCTTGCTGCAATACGTCCTCGTAAGCCGCACGCGTCTCAGGCGTGAGGCCGTTGACGGCCGCTTGCTCGTCGGTTTGGCCGGCGAGATCAGCGTCGGCGAACTGCCCGGCCAGATAGCCGTACAAGGCGTCAGGATGGCTCACGGGCAATGATCTTCCGGTGTGGCGGGCCGCGGAAACGACGTCAGCAGCAGACAATTATTGCCGCCGGTGGCCCGCAGCACAACACGGAAGGCGCAAGTTTGACTCCAGCCGATGGCGTTGGGCGGATTGCCGACCGTGAAGGCCACGGTGCCGATGTTCGCTGCATTGGCGTAGTCGAAGGCGCGCGTGGTGCCGACATTGACGGGGCCGCCGGCGAGGCCGCCGGTTGCGCGCCAGGTGTTGATCGCAACAGCGTTCGCGGCCAGCGCGGCCGTGATCGTTGCCTGCGCGCCAGCGGTCGTCGGGTAGCTGCCGACGGCAGGCACTCCGGCAAGGAAGAGGCGATTGATCATCTGCGCCAGCGGCTGGTTGACGTGTCGGGCGATCGTGTGGCCGCCGGCGGCTTCCTGAGCATTGAGCCATCCGGCGCCGAAGGCGGCGGGTACGCATTGAGCCTGCACAAGGCTGGGCACAAGGGCAGCGGTGCCGGATATCAGTATCGCGGCGAACAGACTTCCTATGCGGGACATAGGGCAGCTCCTTTGATCCGATGGGGGAAGGTGCGAGCCCACCGCGCTACAACGCACCTTGCAGCGCGGGGGCTCGCGGCGAGCGCCGCCCGGGGGAGGCAGCGCTCGCATCACGGTCGGTCTCGTCAGACGAGGCCCTGCGCCAGTGCCCAGTTGTTGCCGCTGTCGAGCGTGGCGGTCATGCCGTAGACATTGACCGGGAAGTCGACCTGCTCGGAGTTCACCATGGTCTGGGTATCGACCACCTGACCGGGCTCGAACGAACCGAACGAGATCCAGTATTCAGGATGGACGCTGAACACCGCGGCGAAGTTCGGCTCGGCCGCCACCACATGCGTGCCCTGGCCCGACATGCCGATACCCACGGTCGCGGCGCCCTTCGGAATGGTGCCGTCGCAATCGACGGTGAGCGAGCCGGCGGTGCCACCTGCGGTCGGGCTGCCGAACTGGAACGCGCCGGCGCTGTCGGTGAAGGTGGTGAGATTGGCCGTGGTCAGGTCGGCCGGAATCACCTGCTGAGCCTTGAAGGTGATGCCAGGCTTGAGCGTGCCTTGCTCGGACCAGACGAACGAGTAGTCGATCGACCAGGTGAAATCGACGTCGACGCCGTTCGCCACCGGCTTGGCAAACCAGGCCAGCGTGTAGATGTAGGGCGTGTTGACGTCGATGCCCTGCTGATAGCAGAGAAAGTCGTGCTGGCTTCCGCTGCGGTTCTTGAAGCGAAGCGTGTAATTCTGGGCAGCCATATTTCGTCTCCTTGACGTTGAGGGCCGCGCTTGAGCGCGGGGTTGCTGCTTGGGGACCGGGAGCGGCGGATGCAGCTCTATGTTCGTTGCCGGACCGAAAGCGTTCCCTTTTGCGGAGGAGGCGTGAGCCGCTCGTCGGCCGTTGGACGGCCGTCCGTCGGATGGGAAAGCGCGCTGTAACCCAAGGTTGTGATTAGGCACGGGTCGACGCTCGGATGCAATTCGCGCTTGACGCCATCCACAAGGCGTGTTCTAAAAAGGAACACTTTTGAGACAGTAATATTATATTATATTGTTGTATTTATTAGATATTATAAGGGGTGCTAAGTATAGAGTTCTGTATAGCGGGTGTTAAAGCGTGGTCATGCGTATCGGCTATGCGCGCATATCTACAGATGGACAGTCGATCGACTTACAGGTCGATGCATTGAAACGTTTCGGTTGCGATCTTATATTTAAAGATGAGGCGTATTCTGGCGCCAGTCGCAATAGACCCGGTCTGGGGCAATGCCTTTTACAACTGAAGGTAGGCGATGACCTGGTTGTGTGGAAACTCGACCGCCTGGGCCGGTCGTTGCCGCATCTCATCGAGGTCGTGAGTGAACTCGACCGCCGCCGTATCGGCCTGGTTTCACTGTCGGAAGCGATCAATACCGGTTCGCCGGGCGGCGTGCTGGTGTTCCACATCATGGCGGCGCTGGCGCAGTTCGAACGCGCTCTGATTTCCGAACGGACAAAGGCCGGGATGCTGTCGGCGCGCCAGCGGGGCCGCCATGTCGGGCGTCCGCGCAAGCTGGACGACGGGCTGGTCATCGCGGCGATCTCCGAAACCGATGGCAAGCCCGGCGGCATCGCCGACGCGGCCATGCGCCTCGGCGTTAGCCGGGCCACCGTCTACCGCGCGCTCAAACGCGTTCATTGCGCCTGAATACGACGGATTTTCTGCCGGGGTTGCGGGACTCCTCCGGGGAGGCTACATGCGCAACGCAATCGAGCACGGAATTTGCAGTTATGCGCGCGGAAACCCAGAATCTCGTCGATGAGATCAAGCAGTCGGTCGGGCTGCTGAGGAGGCATCTTTGACGTCGATGCCGCGACACGACGTCTGGCCGAACTGAACAAGGCGGCCGAAGACCCCAATCTCTGGAACGACCCGATCAAGGCGCAGAAAGCCATGCGCGAGCGGGACGCGCTGGAAGACCAGCTCAAAGCGCTGGCCCGCATCGAGCAGGACCTCGAAGACAATCTGATGCTGATCGAACTCGGCGAGACCGAGGGCGATGCTGCGACCATTGCCGATGCCGAGGTGGCGCTCAAGGGCCTCAAGGGCGAGGTGGCGCGGCGCGAGCTCGAGGCGCTCCTGTCGGGAGAAGCCGACGCCAACGACTGCTATCTCGAAGTTCACGCCGGCGCCGGCGGCACCGAGAGTAACGATTGGGCCGGCATGTTGCTGCGCATGTATGTGCGCTGGGCCGAGAAGAAGGGCTACAAGGTCGACTGGCTCGAAGAGAGCGAAGGCGAGGGCGCCGGCATCAAGTCGGCGACCGTGCAGATCAAAGGTCACAACGCCTATGGCTGGCTCAAGAGCGAGAACGGCGTTCACCGTCTGGTGCGCATCTCGCCATTCGATGCCAATGCGCGGCGGCACACGTCATTCGCCAGCGTCGTCGTCTATCCGGTGGTCGACGACAACATCAAAATCGAGATCAACGAGAAGGACGTGCGCACCGACGTGATGCGCTCGGGCGGCGCCGGCGGCCAGCACGTCAACAAGACGGAATCCGCGGTGCGCCTGACGCACGAGCCGTCCGGCATCGTGGTAAAGTGTCAGCAGGACCGCTCCCAGCATCGCAACCGCGCCATGGCCTGGGACATGCTGCGCGCCAAGCTGTTCGAGCGCGAAGTCAAGAAGCGCGAGGCTGTCGCGGAAGCGGAACAGGACGCCAAGACCGATATCGGCTGGGGCCACCAGATCCGATCTTACGTTTTGCAGCCCTATCAGATGGTGAAGGACCTGCGCACCGGCGTGTCGACGTCCGACAGTTCGGGCGTGCTCGACGGCGACCTCGATCCCTTCATGCAGGCTGCTCTGGCGCAGAAGGCGTTCGGCGGCGGGCCGGAAAGCGTCGAGGACGTGGAGTAAACTCGGCGCGGAAAGGCCGATCTGTGGCCACGGTGCCGCTGTTGCGGCGGCTGAGCTACTGCGCCGCCGCGCCGGTGTCACTTGCGCCCTGCAAGAATTGCAGAACCGTCTCAGTCTGCCCGGGAATGAAATGCCGTGCATCAGGGAGATAGCGCATTGTGAGGTCGGGTACGTTCTGGTCCAGTCGGTGCCGTGTGTCCCGCGCGTCGATGAACACATCCTTCCCGCCAAGGATGGCCATAACCGGCATCTTTAGCCGTTGTAACGCTTCGTCGCTGAACTGAGGAAGCGACGATCTCCTCGGGATAAAGTGCGTGAATATCTTGTTGGAGAGATCAACAATTGCGGCAGCAGATGGCGGCAAAGGTTCGTCCATGCGTCCGCCAATACGTTCAAGCATTTTGCGTCGCCCCCAAGGTCCGAGTAGCAGCAGTGGGATTGCCCAAAGCAGGATGTTTTTGGCTTTGCCCACACCGCCGGGACTGAGTAGCACGAGCTTGCTTACGCGTTCGGGTCTGCGGGTGGCATAGTCGAGCGCCACCCAGCCTCCCAGCGACATGCCGACAAGGGCGGCAGTAGCGAGGGAGAGTCCATTCAAGACATCGTCAAACCATTCCATATGCGCATCGGAATCGTAGGGCGGCCGAATCTGTGCGCTGAGGCCCGCATCACCGATTATGTCGACGCAGAAAACGCGAAAATGTTGACTCCATATCGGAATGTCGACGGTCCAGCTTGCGGCGTTGGCCGCTGTCCCATGCAGTAATATCAACGCCGGCGCATTTTCGGGACCGCTCTCAACGACGAATGTTTCACCGTGGCGGGTGGCAATTCGGTGCTGGCGATGCGCAACCGGCCAGTGTTCCAGGATTTCTTTATAGCGTTCGAGGACGATCTGTTGGCCGTGCGGGGATTTGAAGACTGATGCCAATGGGTCAGGCCTCCACGCACGCGTCGACGAGTCTAAGGAGACCGCTCACGTCCGAGGGCGTTCCGACGACGATCACCTTGACGGCGCGTCGTATCGGATCATGCGCGATGTCAATCGATAAGGCGTCAGGATGCTGCTCGCTGCTTGTTGCAGCGCCAAGCACGACCGACGTGAGCCGGCGCAGAAGCTCCTGATCAACGTCAGGCACATCGATGACCGCTGTGACACGGGTGCCTGATGTCTTCGGTGCCGAACCCGCTCCGGCAAAGGCGTCGAGATCGGAACGCAGGATCCGATATTGCTTGCCGATCTTCGTCGCGCGGAGGCGGCCGTCGTGAATAAAGCGCAGCACGGTCTTGACGTGCAGCTTCAGCCGCTCCGCCGCGGCATCCACAGTAAGGAGATCGCGTGCCATTAATTGCTCCATATTATTCCTTTAAAATGGTATTATAAGGAATAATAGGGAGTCAAGAAGTCGTGACGGAACGTTAGACCCGCCGAGAGGCTTTTCTGACCGTCGGCGAAAGCGTGATGGCCAGCACAGCCGGACCGCGGGAGCCTCTTTAGTCTGACAAATAACAAGGGCCGCTGGACGAAGTGCGGCCGTCAGATAACAGGAGAGTGTCGTGTTCAAAGTGACCCGATCCTTCAACGCCGCTTATGCCGTGATAACGGCCGCGCTCATTGCCGGCATCTTCACCGCCGCGACCGCGCCGGGCAGCCGCCTTGCCATGGCCCCCGGCACCGAAGCGGTGCAGACCGCAGCGAAATCCTGCGCGGGTGAGCCGTGGCCCTATCTCAATTGCACCGGCGGGCAAACCGGCGAACAGACCGTCCGCGTGATCAGGATCAACTGATTGCGAGTGACGAGCGAATGCCAAAAGCGGCGCCAGACGGGCGCCGCTTTTGTTTTATCGGGCCGTTTAGGGATGCCTCAGATATTCGAGCCGAGCACGCCGGAGCCGAGGCGCAGGCCAGCGCGCAGAAATTTCTGCGGGTCGACGGGGCGCTCGTCGATGCGTGTTTCATAATGCAGATGCGGGCCGGTCGAGCGCCCGGTTGAGCCGATGCGGCCGATGGTCTGGCCGATGGCGACCTGCTGACCGACCTTCACCTCGATCTTCGACATATGGCCGTAGCGGGTGGAGAGGCCATTGCCGTGGTCGATCTCGACCATATTGCCGTAGCCTCCTTGCCAGCTCGCTGTGACGACGCGGCCGCTGGCGGTAGCGCGCACCGGGTCGCCGGTATCGCCGCGCAGGTCGATGCCGGTATGGATCGCCGGCCCCCTGAGGAAGGGGTCCATGCGCGAACCGAAAGGTGAGCTCATGTCCATCGAGCCCACCACTGGCTTGCGCACTGGCACATTGGTGAGCGTGCGCATGTAGCGGTCGATCTGCGCGTGGGCGACATTGATACGATAAAGCTGGCGCGCAAAGGCGCTGGTGTCGCCTTTCGGCGCTTTGAGGGGAATGTAGGGCCCGCCGGTCGCGCTCGGCGCTGCGGGCGAGACCTTCGGCACGCTGATGCCGAGATCGGACAGCACGCCGCCGATGGCGCGCGCTTTGCTGTCGGCCTTCTCTTCCATGTCGGTGAGGGTGGCGGTCTGCTTGCGGTCGATGCGGTCGAGCGACAACGACACGCGGGCGAGCATGCCGTCCATGCCGGCGGAATTGGCAGCGTCGGCGAGTCTGGTGTTGCCGCTGGTGCCTTCGCGCGACTGCAGGCGGGCCTCGCGGTCGGGTGGCGCGGTGAAGATCACGGTGTCGCTGATGGGCGAGGGCTTAACGGGCGCGTTGCGCAGTTCCGGCACGCGCGCCGGCTTGATCGAGCCGGTGGTCACGACGTCGCCGGCGATCGCGGCGGTGCGTTGTTCGAGCAGCTGCTGGCGGCGCAGCAGCGCCTGAACTTTCTGATCGAATTGTTCCTGATCGAGCAGTTGCCGGCTGGTGATGCGATCGATCTGGCCGCGCAGTTCGGCGATGCGATCCTCATAGGCGAACTGCATCGAGGCCTGGCGCCCGATCAGACCGGTCAAGACGTCATCACGGAAAGCGAAATAGGTGCCGGTCGCGATCGACCAGACGCCCATGATCACCAGGGTGCCAACCACGATCCAGAACGCTACCGGGCCGACACGTACCTGCCGGCCATGATGGACGAGCGTATAGTCGTGAGCGTGGCCCTTGTTGGCCGCGTGCGCGCGATGGAGATGTCGCGAAACCGATTCTGCCGACGGAGTCCGGGACTGGCCGGGGTGGTCGTACTGGGAATAGGCGACTTGGGACATGAACGCTCCACGCGAGGCCGCCGCCGCGTGGGTCGGGACCATGCCCCGATATCAGCCCGACATGGTTAAGAATCCGGTAAAAAGATGATGTCAGGGGCTGGATTCGTGCCGCATCGTCATGGGCTTAGTCCGCGACCAAAGCGCGCGCGGCCTCCAGCACCGCCTCGGCGTGGCCGGCGACCTTCACCGACGGCCAGACGCCGGCGATCCGGCCCTTGCCGTCGATGAGGAAGGTGCTGCGGATGACGCCGAGGAACTTGCGCCCGTACATCGATTTCTCGCCCCACGCCCCGTAAGCTTGAAGCATTGTGGTTGTCTCGTCCGAGGCAAGCGCGACGCCGAGCTTGTGTTTGGCCTTGAATTTGGCCTGTGCGACGACCGGATCGGCGGAGACGCCGAGGATGTCGGTATTGGCCTTGGCGAAAGCGGTCCGCAGCCGGGAGAAGTCCATGGCCTCCTGGGTGCAGCCGGGCGTGTCGGCTTTGGGGTAGAAGTAGAGGACGAGGTTGCGGCCCTTGAAGCTGGATAGCGACACTGCGCTACCGTCGTCGCGGCTCAATTTGAAGGCGGGGGCCTTGTCGCCGGGTGCAAGCCCGGGCTTTGTCGCAGAAGATTTCGCGGTCTTCTTCACAGCGGGTTTGGCGGCCTTTTTCACAGATGCTTTGACGGACTTTTTCGTGGGCATGTGCCTTCCTTTCGTCGCTTTCGCGCGGTCATTCTCGGCCATGCCATTTGCGTCGGGCG
Proteins encoded:
- a CDS encoding peroxiredoxin codes for the protein MPTKKSVKASVKKAAKPAVKKTAKSSATKPGLAPGDKAPAFKLSRDDGSAVSLSSFKGRNLVLYFYPKADTPGCTQEAMDFSRLRTAFAKANTDILGVSADPVVAQAKFKAKHKLGVALASDETTTMLQAYGAWGEKSMYGRKFLGVIRSTFLIDGKGRIAGVWPSVKVAGHAEAVLEAARALVAD
- a CDS encoding recombinase family protein; translation: MRIGYARISTDGQSIDLQVDALKRFGCDLIFKDEAYSGASRNRPGLGQCLLQLKVGDDLVVWKLDRLGRSLPHLIEVVSELDRRRIGLVSLSEAINTGSPGGVLVFHIMAALAQFERALISERTKAGMLSARQRGRHVGRPRKLDDGLVIAAISETDGKPGGIADAAMRLGVSRATVYRALKRVHCA
- the prfB gene encoding peptide chain release factor 2 (programmed frameshift), which gives rise to MRAETQNLVDEIKQSVGLLRRHLDVDAATRRLAELNKAAEDPNLWNDPIKAQKAMRERDALEDQLKALARIEQDLEDNLMLIELGETEGDAATIADAEVALKGLKGEVARRELEALLSGEADANDCYLEVHAGAGGTESNDWAGMLLRMYVRWAEKKGYKVDWLEESEGEGAGIKSATVQIKGHNAYGWLKSENGVHRLVRISPFDANARRHTSFASVVVYPVVDDNIKIEINEKDVRTDVMRSGGAGGQHVNKTESAVRLTHEPSGIVVKCQQDRSQHRNRAMAWDMLRAKLFEREVKKREAVAEAEQDAKTDIGWGHQIRSYVLQPYQMVKDLRTGVSTSDSSGVLDGDLDPFMQAALAQKAFGGGPESVEDVE
- a CDS encoding glycerophosphodiester phosphodiesterase family protein, with the translated sequence MRSLMSLTCVLGVIAGGAAGAAPVEVGVRPQFLIRQIRNPDLKAKLEACLDRPLERKLFSIAHRGAPLQFAEHTAESYVAAHRMGAGIQECDVAFTKDKKLVCRHAQNDLHTTTNILGTPLAAKCTKPFTPAEGDKPASAECRTSDITLAEFKTLTGKMDAADTKATNVADYMNGTARWRTDLYAAAGGTLMTHAEYIAMGRKMGVKFTPELKTPSVAMPYEGWTQEQYAQAMIDEYKAAGVPAADVFAQSFRLADVLYWIKAEPEFGKQAVYLDDRDETDKAFDPMNAATFKPSMKELKAQGVNYIAPSMPLLVTVENGKIVPSTYAKEAKAAGLNIITWSLERSGPLQKGGGYYYKSINSVVNNDGVIYEVVDVLAREVGVVGIFSDWPATVTFYANCMGLK
- a CDS encoding protein rhiA, which produces MAAQNYTLRFKNRSGSQHDFLCYQQGIDVNTPYIYTLAWFAKPVANGVDVDFTWSIDYSFVWSEQGTLKPGITFKAQQVIPADLTTANLTTFTDSAGAFQFGSPTAGGTAGSLTVDCDGTIPKGAATVGIGMSGQGTHVVAAEPNFAAVFSVHPEYWISFGSFEPGQVVDTQTMVNSEQVDFPVNVYGMTATLDSGNNWALAQGLV
- a CDS encoding RNase A-like domain-containing protein, which codes for MSRIGSLFAAILISGTAALVPSLVQAQCVPAAFGAGWLNAQEAAGGHTIARHVNQPLAQMINRLFLAGVPAVGSYPTTAGAQATITAALAANAVAINTWRATGGLAGGPVNVGTTRAFDYANAANIGTVAFTVGNPPNAIGWSQTCAFRVVLRATGGNNCLLLTSFPRPATPEDHCP
- a CDS encoding helix-turn-helix domain-containing protein — encoded protein: MARDLLTVDAAAERLKLHVKTVLRFIHDGRLRATKIGKQYRILRSDLDAFAGAGSAPKTSGTRVTAVIDVPDVDQELLRRLTSVVLGAATSSEQHPDALSIDIAHDPIRRAVKVIVVGTPSDVSGLLRLVDACVEA
- a CDS encoding alpha/beta fold hydrolase; translation: MASVFKSPHGQQIVLERYKEILEHWPVAHRQHRIATRHGETFVVESGPENAPALILLHGTAANAASWTVDIPIWSQHFRVFCVDIIGDAGLSAQIRPPYDSDAHMEWFDDVLNGLSLATAALVGMSLGGWVALDYATRRPERVSKLVLLSPGGVGKAKNILLWAIPLLLLGPWGRRKMLERIGGRMDEPLPPSAAAIVDLSNKIFTHFIPRRSSLPQFSDEALQRLKMPVMAILGGKDVFIDARDTRHRLDQNVPDLTMRYLPDARHFIPGQTETVLQFLQGASDTGAAAQ
- a CDS encoding M23 family metallopeptidase; amino-acid sequence: MSQVAYSQYDHPGQSRTPSAESVSRHLHRAHAANKGHAHDYTLVHHGRQVRVGPVAFWIVVGTLVIMGVWSIATGTYFAFRDDVLTGLIGRQASMQFAYEDRIAELRGQIDRITSRQLLDQEQFDQKVQALLRRQQLLEQRTAAIAGDVVTTGSIKPARVPELRNAPVKPSPISDTVIFTAPPDREARLQSREGTSGNTRLADAANSAGMDGMLARVSLSLDRIDRKQTATLTDMEEKADSKARAIGGVLSDLGISVPKVSPAAPSATGGPYIPLKAPKGDTSAFARQLYRINVAHAQIDRYMRTLTNVPVRKPVVGSMDMSSPFGSRMDPFLRGPAIHTGIDLRGDTGDPVRATASGRVVTASWQGGYGNMVEIDHGNGLSTRYGHMSKIEVKVGQQVAIGQTIGRIGSTGRSTGPHLHYETRIDERPVDPQKFLRAGLRLGSGVLGSNI